The proteins below come from a single Micromonospora citrea genomic window:
- the add gene encoding adenosine deaminase has protein sequence MTTAVPAGPDLADLLARLPKVELHVHLEGSVRPGTLLRVARRHGLDLGRLDEAAVTELFRFRDFRHFTDLYEQCCAALRDPADLQLITEELGDEAHRQNVRHLEVTFSPGTHWRGAGIPFDEQLDAVARGAERARRRTGVTMRFIVDHVRGGPPEECQRVAEWAVAGADRGVVALGLGGFEPGRPASLFGEAVGWAAARGTPLVPHAGEAVGPEGVWDCLSFHPPRIGHGVRAVEDPGLVAALRERGVVLDVCPVSNLRTGVVSEPGAHPLRRLWDAGVRLTLNTDDPSMFHTDLLAEHRFAVEWHGFTVAELAAMTLIGVDAALLPPTERQALRERVTTELAGLGVTAARLPA, from the coding sequence GTGACGACCGCCGTACCGGCCGGGCCCGATCTCGCCGACCTCCTCGCCCGCCTGCCCAAGGTCGAGTTGCACGTGCATCTCGAAGGGTCGGTGCGCCCGGGGACCCTGCTGCGCGTCGCCCGCCGGCACGGCCTCGACCTCGGCCGGCTGGACGAGGCGGCGGTGACGGAGCTGTTCCGTTTCCGCGACTTCCGGCACTTCACAGATCTGTACGAACAGTGCTGTGCGGCGCTGCGCGACCCGGCCGACCTGCAACTGATCACCGAGGAACTCGGCGACGAGGCCCACCGACAGAACGTCCGCCACCTGGAGGTGACGTTCAGCCCCGGCACGCACTGGCGGGGCGCGGGCATCCCGTTCGACGAGCAGTTGGACGCCGTGGCCAGGGGCGCCGAGCGGGCCCGGCGTCGTACCGGCGTCACGATGCGTTTCATCGTCGACCACGTCCGGGGCGGCCCGCCGGAGGAGTGCCAGCGGGTCGCCGAGTGGGCGGTGGCCGGCGCCGACCGGGGCGTGGTGGCGCTCGGACTCGGCGGTTTCGAGCCGGGGCGTCCCGCGTCGCTGTTCGGGGAGGCCGTCGGGTGGGCCGCGGCCCGGGGGACGCCCCTCGTGCCGCACGCGGGCGAGGCGGTGGGGCCCGAGGGCGTCTGGGACTGCCTGTCGTTCCACCCGCCCCGCATCGGGCACGGCGTCCGGGCGGTCGAGGACCCGGGCCTGGTGGCCGCGCTCCGGGAGCGGGGCGTGGTCCTCGACGTCTGCCCCGTCAGCAACCTGCGTACCGGCGTGGTCTCCGAGCCGGGGGCGCACCCGCTGCGCCGGCTGTGGGACGCCGGGGTGCGGCTGACCCTCAACACCGACGACCCCAGCATGTTCCACACCGACCTACTCGCCGAACACCGGTTCGCCGTCGAGTGGCACGGCTTCACCGTCGCCGAACTCGCCGCCATGACGCTGATCGGCGTCGACGCCGCGCTGCTGCCCCCGACCGAGCGCCAGGCGCTGCGCGAGCGGGTGACGACCGAGCTGGCCGGGCTGGGCGTGACCGCCGCCCGCCTGCCCGCCTGA
- a CDS encoding homocysteine S-methyltransferase family protein → MDGSGVPAAGPLLLDGGLGTELQRHGRSVTAPWWTARCLLDAEGRRLVSRVHDGYVAAGADVLTADTFRTTLRAACRAGADDATAAGLVRTAVTLARRAADAAAAGRRVLVAASVAPVEDCYRPDLVPGAAALRREHGWLAEQLARAGVDLALVETMNTVREAVTATRAVRERGLPAWVSFVCTGDARLLSGEDLVAAADAVRVAGATAVLVNCTDPAGTGRALRRLREAGPGLLGAYPNVEDRSGVPPATPVDRYLPPRLAPDAFAGLWDAWRPLGLGVVGGCCGTTPAHIAALRSRLSPCPG, encoded by the coding sequence GTGGACGGGTCGGGGGTGCCGGCGGCCGGACCGTTACTCCTCGACGGCGGGCTCGGCACCGAGTTGCAGCGCCACGGGCGCTCCGTCACCGCCCCGTGGTGGACGGCGCGCTGCCTGCTGGACGCCGAGGGCCGCCGCCTCGTCTCCCGGGTCCACGACGGTTACGTCGCGGCGGGGGCGGACGTGCTCACCGCCGACACGTTCCGCACCACCCTGCGGGCGGCGTGCCGGGCCGGGGCGGACGACGCCACCGCGGCGGGCCTCGTCCGTACCGCCGTGACGCTGGCCCGCCGGGCCGCCGACGCCGCGGCGGCCGGTCGCCGGGTGCTCGTCGCCGCCTCCGTCGCCCCGGTCGAGGACTGCTACCGGCCCGACCTGGTGCCCGGCGCGGCGGCGCTGCGGCGGGAGCACGGCTGGCTGGCCGAGCAGCTCGCTCGCGCCGGCGTCGACCTGGCGCTGGTCGAGACCATGAACACCGTCCGGGAGGCGGTGACCGCGACCCGGGCGGTACGCGAGCGCGGCCTGCCGGCCTGGGTGAGCTTCGTCTGCACCGGCGACGCGCGCCTGCTGTCCGGTGAGGACCTCGTGGCGGCGGCCGACGCGGTGCGGGTGGCCGGCGCGACGGCGGTCCTGGTGAACTGCACGGATCCCGCCGGGACGGGGCGGGCGCTGCGGCGGCTCCGGGAGGCGGGGCCGGGCCTGCTCGGCGCCTACCCGAACGTGGAGGACCGCAGCGGCGTGCCGCCGGCCACTCCGGTGGACCGGTACCTGCCGCCCCGCCTGGCGCCGGACGCCTTCGCCGGCCTCTGGGACGCCTGGCGCCCGCTCGGGCTCGGCGTCGTCGGCGGTTGCTGCGGCACCACGCCGGCGCACATCGCCGCGCTCCGGTCCCGCCTGTCGCCGTGCCCCGGCTGA
- a CDS encoding aminotransferase class V-fold PLP-dependent enzyme, whose amino-acid sequence MTFGELSTLPLTALVTRPVTEQFPELRPGVARFDAPAGTLVHHAVHDVMARYPAHAGAPGADVAHPRSRTVLDWAAGRFRALIGAPGGVVSFGADMTSLTEGFVRSVAPTLRPGDEVMCTALDHAANVDPWRESARRQGAVVRVADLSPNGELTVDAVTEQLTPRTRWVAVTAGSNVLGSAPDIPAICAAARSTGARIFVDGVQAPAHRFVDVAAWGCDAFVTSADKWYGPRCGLLWNRDRRLGATVARTADRAGAARGPGIEVVLAAGVAAEVLLHWDRAAVFRHGDRLANLLARGLRMIDGVRVLGRPDGRSPVPIVSFQVAGRSAADVAAILAEEGITVGHGTFGAERALRAVSPGRPDSLRAGVARYTTRDDVRALLGSVAAIAAPRS is encoded by the coding sequence ATGACCTTCGGCGAGCTGAGTACGCTCCCCCTGACCGCCCTGGTGACGCGGCCCGTCACCGAGCAGTTCCCCGAGCTGCGACCGGGCGTCGCGCGGTTCGACGCCCCCGCCGGCACGCTCGTGCACCACGCGGTCCACGACGTGATGGCCCGGTATCCCGCGCACGCCGGGGCCCCCGGCGCGGACGTCGCCCACCCCCGGTCCCGTACGGTGCTCGACTGGGCGGCCGGCCGGTTCCGGGCACTGATCGGGGCGCCCGGCGGCGTCGTGTCGTTCGGCGCCGACATGACGAGCCTGACCGAGGGGTTCGTGCGCTCCGTCGCGCCCACCCTCCGCCCCGGCGACGAGGTGATGTGCACGGCCCTCGACCACGCCGCGAACGTGGACCCGTGGCGCGAGTCCGCCCGGCGGCAGGGCGCCGTCGTCCGGGTGGCGGACCTGTCGCCGAACGGCGAGCTGACCGTCGACGCGGTGACCGAGCAGCTCACCCCGCGTACCCGGTGGGTCGCGGTCACCGCCGGGTCCAACGTCCTGGGCAGCGCGCCGGACATCCCGGCGATCTGCGCGGCCGCGCGGTCCACCGGCGCGCGGATCTTCGTCGACGGGGTGCAGGCGCCGGCGCACCGGTTCGTGGACGTCGCCGCGTGGGGCTGCGACGCCTTCGTCACCTCCGCCGACAAGTGGTACGGCCCGCGGTGCGGGCTGCTGTGGAACCGCGACCGGCGGCTCGGGGCGACGGTCGCCCGGACGGCCGACCGGGCGGGCGCGGCGCGGGGGCCGGGGATCGAGGTGGTGCTCGCCGCCGGGGTGGCGGCCGAGGTGCTGCTGCACTGGGATCGCGCCGCCGTGTTCCGGCACGGCGATCGCCTCGCCAACCTGCTGGCACGCGGGCTGCGGATGATCGACGGGGTGCGCGTCCTCGGCCGCCCGGACGGCAGGTCCCCGGTGCCGATCGTCTCCTTCCAGGTCGCCGGCCGGTCCGCCGCCGACGTGGCGGCGATCCTCGCCGAGGAGGGGATCACCGTGGGGCACGGCACCTTCGGCGCGGAGCGGGCCCTGCGGGCCGTCTCCCCCGGCCGGCCCGACTCCCTGCGGGCCGGGGTGGCCCGCTACACCACCCGCGACGACGTGCGGGCGCTGCTCGGCAGCGTCGCGGCGATCGCCGCACCCCGGTCCTGA
- the rfbB gene encoding dTDP-glucose 4,6-dehydratase: MTATRILVTGGAGFIGSHYVRTLLGPAGPRGVRITVLDKLTYAGNLANLRPVAAHPGYRFVRGDICDSLLVDRLVAEHDQVVHFAAESHVDRSIADGGDFVRTNALGTYTLLEAVRRRHGDGAAFVHVSTDEVYGSIEQGTWPETDPVLPSSPYAAAKAASDLLALAFVRTHGLDVRVTRCANNYGPHQHPEKLVPLAITNLLDGGDVPLYGDGLHVRDWLHVDDHVRALELVRTRGRAGEVYNIGGGTQLTNREMAERLLEACGAAPDRIRYVEDRKGHDRRYAVDWNKIRCELGYAPRRDLADGLAETVAWYRANRPWWEPLKRRPLLRKLGDRQQRAAG, encoded by the coding sequence ATGACGGCGACGCGGATCCTCGTCACCGGCGGGGCCGGCTTCATCGGCTCGCACTACGTCCGGACCCTGCTGGGCCCCGCCGGACCGCGCGGCGTCCGGATCACCGTGCTGGACAAGCTGACGTACGCGGGCAACCTCGCCAACCTGCGCCCGGTCGCCGCCCACCCCGGCTACCGTTTCGTCCGCGGCGACATCTGCGACAGCCTCCTGGTCGACCGGCTGGTGGCGGAGCACGACCAGGTCGTGCACTTCGCCGCCGAGTCCCACGTCGACCGGTCCATCGCCGACGGCGGCGACTTCGTCCGCACCAACGCGCTGGGCACCTACACGCTGCTGGAGGCGGTCCGGCGGCGGCACGGCGACGGCGCGGCCTTCGTGCACGTCTCGACGGACGAGGTGTACGGCTCGATCGAGCAGGGCACGTGGCCGGAGACGGACCCGGTCCTGCCGAGCTCGCCGTACGCCGCCGCGAAGGCCGCCAGCGATCTGCTCGCCCTCGCCTTCGTCCGCACCCACGGGCTGGACGTGCGGGTGACGCGGTGCGCCAACAACTACGGCCCGCACCAGCACCCGGAGAAGCTGGTGCCGCTGGCGATCACGAACCTGCTGGACGGCGGCGACGTCCCGCTCTACGGCGACGGGCTGCACGTACGCGACTGGCTGCACGTCGACGACCACGTCCGGGCGCTGGAGCTGGTGCGGACGCGGGGCCGGGCCGGCGAGGTCTACAACATCGGCGGCGGCACGCAGCTGACCAACCGGGAGATGGCGGAGCGCCTGCTGGAGGCGTGCGGGGCCGCCCCCGACCGGATCCGGTACGTCGAGGACCGCAAGGGGCACGACCGGCGCTACGCGGTCGACTGGAACAAGATCAGATGCGAGCTCGGGTACGCGCCGCGCCGGGATCTCGCCGACGGGCTCGCCGAGACCGTCGCCTGGTACCGGGCGAACCGCCCCTGGTGGGAGCCGCTGAAACGACGCCCGCTGTTGCGCAAGCTGGGAGACCGGCAGCAGCGGGCCGCGGGTTAG
- the rfbD gene encoding dTDP-4-dehydrorhamnose reductase has product MSAPAPRLLVTGAGGLLGRELCEVLAVAEGRHTTLDRAGLDITDAAAVRRAVPGHDVVVNAAAWTDVDGAESDEAGATAVNGAGPAHLARACARSGAVLIHLSSDYVFSGETEVPWPEDAPPAPLNAYGRSKLAGERAVRDLLPGRGYVVRTGWLYGRHGPNFVRAVLRRAAETEFVDVVDDQHGQPTWARALAARLVTLAGLAAAGRAPAGIYHGTAAGRTTWYGFARAVFALHGLDPGRVRPTDSRAVAARPARRPRISVLGHDGWARAGLGPLPPWRRMIEAAVAEQQSAAVAEQQSPAVAEQQSPAVAEQRSPAVAGGAGRTRRRPA; this is encoded by the coding sequence ATGAGCGCGCCGGCACCGCGGCTGCTGGTGACCGGGGCGGGCGGGTTGCTGGGCCGCGAGCTGTGCGAGGTCCTCGCCGTCGCCGAGGGCCGGCACACCACCCTCGACCGGGCCGGGCTCGACATCACCGACGCCGCCGCCGTCCGGCGCGCGGTGCCCGGCCACGACGTGGTCGTCAACGCCGCCGCCTGGACCGACGTCGACGGGGCCGAGTCGGACGAGGCCGGCGCCACGGCGGTGAACGGCGCCGGCCCCGCCCACCTGGCCCGGGCCTGCGCGCGCAGCGGGGCGGTCCTGATCCACCTGTCCAGCGACTACGTCTTCTCCGGCGAGACCGAGGTGCCCTGGCCCGAGGACGCCCCGCCGGCGCCGTTGAACGCGTACGGCCGCAGCAAGCTCGCGGGCGAGCGGGCCGTGCGTGACCTGCTACCCGGTCGGGGCTACGTCGTCCGCACGGGCTGGCTGTACGGCCGCCACGGCCCCAACTTCGTCCGGGCGGTGCTGCGCCGGGCCGCCGAGACGGAGTTCGTGGACGTGGTGGACGACCAGCACGGCCAGCCCACCTGGGCCAGGGCGCTGGCCGCCCGCCTGGTGACGCTGGCCGGGCTGGCCGCCGCCGGACGGGCGCCGGCCGGCATCTACCACGGCACCGCGGCCGGCCGGACCACCTGGTACGGCTTCGCCCGCGCGGTCTTCGCGCTGCACGGGCTCGACCCGGGCCGGGTGCGCCCGACGGACAGCCGGGCGGTCGCCGCCCGGCCGGCGCGACGGCCACGGATCTCCGTCCTCGGGCACGACGGGTGGGCGCGGGCCGGGCTCGGCCCGCTGCCGCCGTGGCGGCGGATGATCGAGGCGGCCGTGGCCGAGCAGCAGAGCGCGGCCGTGGCCGAGCAGCAGAGCCCGGCCGTGGCCGAGCAGCAGAGCCCGGCCGTGGCCGAGCAGCGGAGCCCGGCCGTGGCCGGCGGCGCGGGTCGCACGCGACGGAGGCCGGCATGA
- a CDS encoding dTDP-4-dehydrorhamnose 3,5-epimerase family protein: MDIRALTIEGSWLVTPEQHHDDRGMFLEWYQAGRFTEAVGRPFTLAQSNVSVSGRGVIRGIHLVDVPPGQDKYITCVSGAVLDVVVDLRVGSPTFGRWEAVRLDDVDRRAVHLDAGLGHAFCALTEPATVVYLCSSPYDPAAERTVNPLDPELGITWPAGPRRLSTRDATAQTVAQALAAGVLPAYVPHG, from the coding sequence GTGGACATCCGGGCGTTGACGATCGAGGGTTCGTGGCTGGTAACCCCGGAGCAGCACCACGACGACCGGGGCATGTTCCTGGAGTGGTACCAGGCGGGCCGCTTCACCGAGGCGGTCGGACGGCCGTTCACGCTGGCGCAGTCCAACGTCTCCGTCTCGGGACGGGGGGTGATCCGCGGCATCCATCTGGTGGACGTGCCACCCGGCCAGGACAAGTACATCACCTGCGTCTCCGGTGCCGTGCTCGACGTCGTGGTGGACCTGCGGGTGGGCTCGCCGACCTTCGGCCGGTGGGAGGCGGTGCGGCTGGACGACGTCGACCGGCGGGCCGTCCACCTCGACGCCGGGCTCGGGCACGCGTTCTGCGCGTTGACCGAGCCGGCCACCGTCGTGTACCTGTGCTCGTCGCCGTACGACCCGGCGGCCGAACGCACCGTCAACCCCCTCGACCCGGAACTCGGAATCACCTGGCCGGCCGGGCCGAGGCGACTGTCGACCCGGGACGCCACCGCCCAGACCGTGGCGCAGGCGCTGGCCGCCGGGGTGCTGCCGGCCTACGTCCCGCACGGGTAG
- a CDS encoding TetR family transcriptional regulator — MDIEAAGPAPGRRDRKKRLTRAALTEAALRLVAERGLAQVTVEEISEAAQVSPRTFFNYFACKDEALVGDHAGDAMRLVARLAAVPPQVPVLTALRTALDEVIDEVRTERELWRLRMDVVARNPVLLPRLVAGNAEAERAVTEVVAARIGVGPDHGYPALVTAVTGAALRVAMTRWATRSDGPELADLVDEAFAALAAGLPQPDPS, encoded by the coding sequence GTGGACATCGAGGCGGCCGGACCCGCTCCCGGCCGGCGTGACCGCAAGAAGCGCCTCACCCGGGCCGCGCTGACGGAGGCCGCCCTCCGCCTGGTGGCCGAGCGCGGGCTGGCCCAGGTGACGGTGGAGGAGATCAGCGAGGCGGCCCAGGTCTCCCCGCGTACGTTCTTCAACTACTTCGCCTGCAAGGACGAGGCGCTGGTCGGCGACCACGCGGGCGACGCGATGCGACTGGTGGCGCGGCTGGCCGCCGTGCCGCCGCAGGTGCCGGTGCTGACCGCGCTGCGGACCGCGCTCGACGAGGTGATCGACGAGGTGCGGACCGAGCGCGAGCTGTGGCGTCTGCGGATGGACGTGGTGGCGCGCAACCCGGTGTTGCTGCCCCGTCTGGTCGCCGGCAACGCCGAGGCCGAGCGGGCCGTCACCGAGGTCGTCGCGGCGCGGATCGGGGTCGGGCCCGACCACGGCTACCCGGCGCTCGTCACCGCCGTGACCGGCGCGGCGTTGCGCGTCGCGATGACCCGGTGGGCCACCCGGTCCGACGGACCGGAGCTGGCCGACCTCGTCGACGAGGCGTTCGCCGCGCTCGCCGCGGGGCTGCCGCAGCCGGACCCGTCCTGA
- a CDS encoding MDR family MFS transporter — MTATVPAKTPEVGAGRMSRREVLQALSGLMVGMFVSILASTVVANALPRIIADLNGTQTVYTWIVTTELLAMTATVPLWGKMADLYSKKLLIQLSLGLFVIGSLIAGLTPNVEVLLVSRVVQGIGAGGMTALATVVMAAMIPPRELGRYAGIFGAVFGVGTIAGPLIGGVLVDTSWLGWRWCFLIGVPFTLLSIFLLQRTLHLPVTRRKVKIDWLGALLITSGVSTVLVWSSLAGNKFAWASGWTALMVGGGLALLALAVWVESRAEEPIVPLDIFRNRTVSLTTVASVLVGVAMFGGTVFLSQYFQLSLGKSPTVAGLMSLPMIMGLLVSSTVAGQLITKYGRWKRYLVAGAAVMVVGMLLLATIDTGTSVLLLSVYMAVLGVGVGMLMQNLVLAAQNDVPAHELGAATSVLTFFRSMGGTIGVSALGAVLANRVATLSAEKLGPLAGGAPGGEGSTEVPDLSALPEPVLRIVQDVYGTATGELFLVATPFAVLALVVVLFIREKPLHTLSGDERRAREEAVAAVPGAH; from the coding sequence ATGACCGCCACCGTGCCCGCCAAGACCCCCGAGGTCGGCGCCGGCCGCATGTCCCGCCGAGAGGTGCTCCAGGCGCTCTCCGGCCTGATGGTCGGCATGTTCGTGTCGATCCTCGCCTCCACGGTCGTGGCGAACGCGCTGCCGCGCATCATCGCCGACCTGAACGGCACCCAGACGGTCTACACCTGGATCGTCACCACCGAGCTGCTGGCCATGACGGCGACCGTGCCGCTGTGGGGCAAGATGGCCGACCTCTACAGCAAGAAGCTGCTGATCCAGCTCTCCCTCGGCCTCTTCGTGATCGGCTCGCTGATCGCCGGGCTGACCCCGAACGTCGAGGTGCTGCTGGTCAGCCGGGTCGTGCAGGGCATCGGCGCCGGCGGCATGACCGCCCTGGCCACCGTCGTGATGGCGGCCATGATCCCGCCCCGGGAGCTGGGCCGCTACGCCGGCATCTTCGGCGCCGTGTTCGGCGTGGGCACCATCGCCGGCCCGCTGATCGGCGGCGTCCTGGTGGACACCTCCTGGCTCGGCTGGCGCTGGTGCTTCCTGATCGGCGTCCCGTTCACCCTGCTCTCCATCTTCCTGCTCCAGCGCACCCTGCACCTGCCGGTGACCCGCCGCAAGGTGAAGATCGACTGGCTGGGGGCGCTGCTCATCACCTCCGGGGTCTCCACCGTGCTGGTCTGGTCGTCGCTGGCCGGCAACAAGTTCGCCTGGGCCTCCGGGTGGACGGCGCTCATGGTCGGTGGCGGCCTCGCCCTGCTGGCGCTGGCCGTCTGGGTGGAGTCCCGCGCCGAGGAGCCGATCGTGCCGCTGGACATCTTCCGCAACCGGACGGTCTCGCTGACCACCGTCGCCAGCGTCCTGGTCGGCGTGGCCATGTTCGGCGGCACCGTGTTCCTGTCGCAGTACTTCCAGCTCTCGCTGGGCAAGTCGCCGACGGTGGCGGGCCTGATGAGCCTGCCGATGATCATGGGCCTGCTGGTCTCGTCGACGGTGGCCGGCCAGCTGATCACCAAGTACGGCCGCTGGAAGCGTTACCTGGTGGCCGGCGCCGCCGTGATGGTCGTCGGCATGCTGCTGCTGGCCACCATCGACACCGGGACCAGCGTGCTGCTGCTCAGCGTCTACATGGCGGTGCTCGGCGTCGGTGTCGGCATGCTCATGCAGAACCTCGTGCTCGCCGCGCAGAACGACGTGCCGGCGCACGAGCTGGGCGCCGCCACCTCCGTGCTGACCTTCTTCCGCAGCATGGGCGGCACGATCGGCGTCAGCGCGCTCGGCGCGGTGCTGGCGAACCGGGTGGCCACGCTGAGCGCGGAGAAGCTCGGGCCGCTGGCCGGCGGCGCCCCGGGCGGGGAGGGTTCCACCGAGGTGCCCGACCTGTCCGCCCTGCCCGAGCCGGTGCTGAGGATCGTCCAGGACGTGTACGGGACCGCCACCGGCGAGCTGTTCCTGGTGGCCACCCCCTTCGCGGTGCTCGCCCTGGTGGTGGTGCTGTTCATCCGGGAGAAGCCGCTGCACACCCTCAGCGGTGACGAGCGGCGGGCCCGGGAGGAGGCGGTCGCGGCCGTACCCGGCGCGCACTGA
- a CDS encoding STM4011 family radical SAM protein: MNLAILYRGPLASCNYDCPYCPFAKRHDPPELLRADRAALERFAGWVTATTDVRLSVLFTPWGEGLTRRWYRDAMVSLSHLPHVERVVIQTNLAARVDWLADADPRAAALWTTYHPGQVDRDRFLGRCARLTELGVRYSVGVVGLPEHLDEARALRAALPAEVYLWVNAAEGRRYDAAEEATWTELDPLFGWSVRPHVSLDRPCHAGETAISVLGDGTVRRCHFVAEPIGNLYDGSWRSALRPRPCVNAVCDCHIGYVHLKPLGLRDVFAGGVLERIPAAWPAAHTGKGRPDTGRAAPSGG, encoded by the coding sequence GTGAACCTCGCGATCCTCTACCGGGGCCCGCTGGCGAGCTGCAACTACGACTGCCCGTACTGCCCTTTCGCCAAGCGGCACGACCCGCCCGAGCTGCTGCGCGCCGACCGGGCCGCGCTGGAGCGCTTCGCCGGCTGGGTGACGGCCACCACCGACGTGCGGCTGTCGGTGCTGTTCACCCCGTGGGGCGAGGGGTTGACCCGCCGCTGGTACCGGGACGCGATGGTGTCGTTGTCGCACCTGCCGCACGTCGAGCGGGTGGTCATCCAGACCAACCTCGCCGCCCGGGTGGACTGGCTGGCCGACGCCGACCCGCGCGCCGCCGCCCTGTGGACGACCTACCACCCCGGCCAGGTCGACCGGGACCGCTTCCTGGGCCGCTGCGCCCGGCTGACCGAGCTGGGCGTCCGCTACTCGGTGGGGGTGGTGGGCCTGCCGGAGCACCTCGACGAGGCGCGGGCGCTGCGGGCCGCCCTGCCCGCCGAGGTCTACCTGTGGGTCAACGCCGCCGAGGGCCGGCGCTACGACGCCGCCGAGGAGGCGACCTGGACGGAGCTGGATCCGCTGTTCGGCTGGAGCGTCCGCCCGCACGTGTCGCTCGACCGGCCGTGCCACGCGGGCGAGACGGCGATCTCGGTACTCGGCGACGGCACGGTCCGCCGCTGCCACTTCGTCGCCGAGCCGATCGGCAACCTTTACGACGGCTCGTGGCGCTCGGCCCTGCGCCCCCGCCCGTGCGTCAACGCGGTCTGCGACTGCCACATCGGGTACGTCCACCTCAAGCCGCTCGGCCTGCGCGACGTCTTCGCCGGCGGGGTGCTGGAGCGCATCCCGGCCGCCTGGCCGGCGGCGCACACGGGAAAGGGGCGACCCGACACGGGCCGGGCCGCCCCTTCCGGCGGGTGA
- a CDS encoding STM4012 family radical SAM protein, whose translation MTSTDTGLDGSPYQQYLYAYPHKTSYRPLRPRPLLTDVWRAQARDALFLYVHVPFCEMRCGFCNLFTRANAPAEQVTAYLRQLRRQAGRIADALGPDAGYARAAFGGGTPTYLTADELTELFAVATAMGARLPGVPLSVETSPATATPDRLAVLAAHGATRVSIGVQSFLDAEARAAGRPQRRAEVEAALAAIRDARIPVLNVDLIYGIDGQTADTWRESLDAALAWRPEELYLYPLYVRPLTGLGRRAHARADWDAQRLALYEQAVATLRAAGYRQESMRQFRRADAPVPDGPDYCCQDDGMVGLGCGARSYTTSLHYSFDYAVGVSQVRAVLDDYLARPADDFRYAEFGFALDGAEQRRRWLLKSLLRADGVDATAYRARFGRPPGEDFPELGRLVDRGWATDGGLRLTPAGLARSDAIGPWLTSARVRDAMTGYVPR comes from the coding sequence GTGACCAGCACCGACACGGGCCTCGACGGCTCGCCCTACCAGCAGTACCTGTACGCGTACCCGCACAAGACCTCCTACCGGCCGCTGCGCCCGCGCCCGCTGCTGACGGACGTGTGGCGGGCGCAGGCGCGCGACGCGCTCTTCCTCTACGTCCACGTGCCGTTCTGCGAGATGCGCTGCGGGTTCTGCAACCTGTTCACCCGCGCCAACGCGCCCGCCGAGCAGGTGACGGCGTACCTGCGGCAGTTGCGCCGGCAGGCCGGGCGGATCGCCGACGCGCTCGGCCCCGACGCCGGCTACGCGCGCGCGGCGTTCGGCGGTGGCACGCCCACCTACCTGACCGCCGACGAACTGACCGAGCTGTTCGCCGTCGCCACCGCGATGGGGGCCCGGCTGCCGGGCGTACCGCTGTCGGTGGAGACCTCGCCGGCGACCGCCACGCCGGACCGGCTCGCGGTGCTCGCCGCGCACGGCGCCACCCGGGTGAGCATCGGCGTGCAGAGCTTCCTCGACGCCGAGGCCCGCGCCGCCGGCCGCCCGCAGCGGCGCGCGGAGGTCGAGGCGGCCCTGGCCGCGATCCGCGACGCCCGGATCCCCGTGCTCAACGTCGACCTGATCTACGGCATCGACGGGCAGACCGCCGACACGTGGCGGGAGAGCCTCGACGCGGCCCTGGCGTGGCGCCCGGAGGAGCTCTACCTCTACCCGCTCTACGTGCGCCCGCTGACCGGGCTCGGGCGGCGGGCGCACGCCCGCGCGGACTGGGACGCCCAGCGGCTCGCCCTCTACGAGCAGGCGGTGGCGACGCTGCGCGCGGCCGGCTACCGGCAGGAGTCGATGCGCCAGTTCCGCCGCGCCGACGCGCCGGTGCCGGACGGGCCGGACTACTGCTGTCAGGACGACGGCATGGTGGGCCTGGGCTGCGGCGCCCGCTCCTACACCACGTCGCTGCACTACTCGTTCGACTACGCCGTCGGCGTGTCGCAGGTGCGGGCGGTGCTCGACGACTACCTGGCCCGCCCGGCCGACGACTTCCGGTACGCCGAGTTCGGGTTCGCCCTCGACGGCGCGGAGCAGCGCCGCCGGTGGCTGCTCAAGTCGCTGCTGCGCGCCGACGGCGTCGACGCGACCGCCTACCGGGCGCGGTTCGGCCGCCCGCCCGGCGAGGACTTCCCGGAGCTGGGCCGGCTGGTCGACCGGGGCTGGGCCACCGACGGCGGGCTGCGGCTGACGCCGGCCGGGCTGGCCCGCTCCGACGCGATCGGCCCGTGGCTGACCTCGGCCCGGGTCCGCGACGCGATGACCGGGTACGTGCCGAGGTGA